In Aquila chrysaetos chrysaetos chromosome 2, bAquChr1.4, whole genome shotgun sequence, the following are encoded in one genomic region:
- the RIOX1 gene encoding ribosomal oxygenase 1, producing the protein MAAGGAEERRQQQQQQQQQQRRRPGRLSALSVYRRAAGAGRLERRRRGRPLPAGGKWAEARPRRGGPGSGGPEPETPAPPSAAAPPGRVERAEARPRRGPEPEAPPQQPPPRAAAPPGRGERERAEAPAGSPEAKRRGGPGAAGEGGGAAGLLRRLGRLEDSRQRAAELFRWLVAPVAPGEFLGRHWERAPLLVRRGDPGYYAGLFSTADFDAALRGGEVHFGTHLDVTSYAEGVRETHNPSGRALPAVVWDFYQNGCSLRLLSPQAFSRTVWQFLSILQEHFGSMAGANTYLTPPGTQGFAPHYDDIEAFVLQLEGKKHWCVYSPRTDAEVLPQFSSANLAQAELGKPVLETVLEAGDLLYFPRGFIHQGNCLPDAHSLHITVSSYQRNSWGDLLEKLLPAALQMALEEDVEYRQGLPMDYLRYMGVANSDAVDTRRTAFMEKVQNLIKKLVDYAPIDAAVDQRAKSFLHDCLPPVLTQSEKAQSVYGFPARWQDGGPCDVDIRITKDTEVRLLRHGIIRLCNEEAGVMLYYTTENSRVYHKEEPKFLEIDPEYTDSIEFLLSSYPNHIRVDTLPCETLEDKISLATLLFEKGILTTKKPLVQV; encoded by the coding sequence atggcggcgggcggcgcggaggagcggcggcagcagcagcagcagcagcagcagcagcagcggcggcggccggggcggctCTCGGCGCTGTCGGTGTAccgccgggcggcgggggccgggcggcTGGAGCGGCGCCGCCGCGGGAGGCCGCTGCCCGCGGGCGGCAAGTGGGCCGAGGCGCGACCGAGGCGCGGCGGGCCGGGAAGCGGCGGCCCGGAGCCGGAGACCCCGGCGCCGCCGAGCGCCGCCGCGCCCCCCGGCCGCGTGGAGCGGGCCGAGGCGCGGCCGAGGCGCGGCCCGGAGCCGGAGGCCCCGccgcagcagccgccgccgaGGGCCGCCGCGCCCCCCGGCCgcggggagcgggagcgggcCGAGGCGCCGGCCGGCAGCCCTGAAGCgaagcggcggggcggccctgGGGCGGCGGGAgagggcggcggcgcggcggggctgcTGCGGCGGCTGGGGCGGCTGGAGGACAGCCGGCAGCGGGCGGCCGAGCTGTTCCGGTGGCTGGTGGCCCCGGTGGCGCCGGGCGAGTTCCTGGGGCGGCACTGGGAGCGGGCGCCGCTGCTGGTGCGGCGGGGCGACCCCGGCTACTACGCGGGGCTCTTCTCCACGGCCGACTTCGACGCGGCCCTGCGGGGCGGCGAGGTGCACTTCGGGACCCACCTGGACGTGACCAGCTACGCCGAGGGCGTGCGGGAGACGCACAACCCGTCCGGCCGGGCCCTGCCCGCCGTCGTCTGGGACTTCTACCAGAACGGCTGCTCCCTGCGGCTCCTCAGCCCCCAGGCCTTCTCCCGCACCGTCTGGCAGTTCCTCTCCATCCTGCAGGAGCACTTCGGCAGCATGGCGGGGGCCAACACGTACCTCACGCCACCGGGGACGCAGGGCTTCGCCCCCCACTACGACGACATCGAGGCCTTcgtgctgcagctggaggggaaGAAGCACTGGTGTGTCTACAGCCCCCGGACGGACGCCGAGGTGCTGCCCCAGTTCTCCAGCGCAAACCTCGCGCAGGCTGAGCTCGGCAAGCCCGTGCTGGAGACGGTGCTGGAGGCCGGGGACCTGCTGTACTTCCCCCGCGGCTTTATCCACCAGGGCAACTGTCTCCCTGATGCGCACTCGCTCCACATCACTGTGTCTTCCTACCAGAGGAACTCCTGGGGGGACCTCCTGGAGAAGCTCCTCCCGGCTGCTCTGCAGATGGCCCTGGAGGAGGACGTGGAGTACCGGCAAGGGCTTCCTATGGACTACCTGAGGTACATGGGGGTCGCCAATTCGGATGCAGTCGACACTCGCCGAACAGCCTTCATGGAGAAGGTCCAGAACCTAATAAAGAAACTCGTTGACTATGCTCCCATTGATGCTGCTGTGGATCAGAGAGCCAAGTCATTTCTCCACGACTGCCTTCCCCCGGTGCTTACACAAAGTGAAAAAGCGCAGAGTGTGTACGGCTTCCCGGCCCGGTGGCAAGATGGAGGACCCTGTGATGTTGATATACGGATAACAAAAGACACAGAAGTACGTCTTCTCCGCCATGGCATCATTAGATTGTGTAATGAAGAAGCAGGTGTGATGCTGTATTACACGACAGAGAACTCAAGGGTGTATCACAAGGAGGAACCCAAGTTCCTTGAGATAGATCCTGAGTATACAGACAGTATCGAATTTCTCCTGTCTTCCTATCCAAACCACATCCGTGTGGATACCCTTCCATGCGAAACCTTGGAGGACAAGATTTCTCTAGCCACGCTCCTGTTTGAGAAAGGCATTCTGACTACAAAGAAGCCTCTGGTGCAAGTGTAA
- the LOC115334017 gene encoding acyl-coenzyme A thioesterase 1-like produces MCQATARSLRRAISRGWQERLPRPSPAPAAPQRCSPARTPGTAPARGLASMAPSVRFSPAVRSLFDEPLAIAVQGLGPRQQVTLRTSLQDETGELFQACARYRAGDDGELDLARCPALPGGSFSGLEPMGLLWALQPQKPFWRLVKRDVRTPLPLQLEVFEGHGDPPGQLLAQAQHERVFLRDGVRRVPVREGKIRATLFLPPGSGPFPGIIDLYGTGGGLPEYRACLLANYGFAVLALAFYGYEDLPKDMKEFHLEYFEEAVNYMLQHTQVKGPGIGLLGISKGGDLCLSMASFLKGITATALINGSVANVGAVLRYKDITIPPLSFSAKRVKVNKSGIADIFDVLSNPLEGPDRQSFIPLEKAECRFLFIVGQDDRNWKSEFFAVEGSKRLQAHGKEKPEIVCYPGAGHYIEPPFFPMCAASMHLLVGMPVVWGGEPKAHCEAQIDAWQQILAFFRKHLSGKPSGISNKM; encoded by the exons ATGTGCCAGGCGACAGCCCGCTCCCTGCGCCGGGCGATCTCCCGCGGCTGGCAGGAGCGGCTGCCCCGGcccagccccgcgcccgccgccccacAGCGCTGCAGCCCCGCGCGGACCCCCGGGACGGCCCCCGCCCGCGGCCTCGCCTCCATGGCCCCCTCCGTCCGCTTCTCGCCCGCCGTCCGCAGCCTCTTCGATGAGCCGCTGGCCATCGCCGTGCAGGGCCTCGGCCCGCGGCAGCAGGTCACGCTGCGGACGTCCTTGCAGGACGAGACGGGCGAGCTCTTCCAGGCCTGCGCCCGATACCGGGCGGGGGACGACGGGGAGCTGGACCTCGCCCGCTGCCCCGCGCTGCCGGGAGGCAGCTTCTCCGGCCTGGAGCCCATGGGGCTGCTCTGGGCTTTGCAGCCCCAGAAGCCTTTCTGGCGGCTGGTGAAGCGGGACGTGCGGACCCCTCTCCCCCTGCAGCTGGAGGTGTTCGAGGGCCACGGGGACCCCCCCGGACAGCTCCTGGCCCAGGCGCAGCACGAGCGGGTGTTCCTGCGGGACGGGGTCCGGAGAGTCCCCGTGCGAGAGGGGAAGATCCGTGCGACGCTTTTCCTGCCGCCCG GAAGTGGCCCCTTTCCAGGAATTATTGACTTGTATGGAACCGGAGGAGGACTCCCTGAATACAGGGCATGCCTGCTGGCCAACtatggctttgctgtgctggCTCTGGCTTTCTACGGCTATGAAGACCTCCCCAAAGACATGAAGGAATTCCACCTGGAATATTTTGAAGAAGCCGTAAACTATATGTTACAACACACCCAG gTTAAAGGTCCAGGGATTGGGTTGCTTGGAATCTCGAAGGGGGGTGACCTGTGCCTCTCCATGGCCTCCTTCCTAAAGGGCATCACGGCCACCGCCCTTATCAACGGTTCAGTGGCAAACGTGGGTGCAGTGCTTCGCTACAAGGACATCACCATTCCACCCCTTAGTTTCAGTGCAAAACGCGTCAAGGTCAACAAGTCCGGGATTGCTGATATTTTCGATGTACTGAGCAACCCTCTAGAAGGGCCTGACCGCCAAAGCTTTATCCCTTTGGAGAAGGCCGAGTGTCGCTTCTTGTTCATTGTTGGCCAGGATGATCGCAACTGGAAAAGCGAATTCTTTGCAGTTGAGGGGAGCAAACGTTTGCAAGCTCATGGGAAGGAAAAGCCTGAGATAGTCTGTTATCCTGGAGCAGGGCACTACATTGAACCCCCCTTTTTCCCAATGTGTGCAGCCTCAATGCACCTGCTAGTTGGCATGCCTGTGGTGTGGGGAGGGGAGCCCAAGGCACACTGCGAGGCACAGATAGATGCCTGGCAGCAGATCCTAGCTTTCTTCCGCAAACACCTCTCGGGCAAGCCATCTGGAATATCCAATAAGATGTGA